One segment of Primulina tabacum isolate GXHZ01 chromosome 14, ASM2559414v2, whole genome shotgun sequence DNA contains the following:
- the LOC142524127 gene encoding ABC transporter B family member 20-like isoform X1, which produces MQLHCFKFFSSIILLIKYFKFNSGLNQAATNFYSFEQGRIAAYRLFEMISRSSSTVNHDGLTLASVQGNIEFRNVYFSYLSRPEIPILSGFFLTVPAKKAVALVGRNGSGKSSIIPLMERFYDPTLGEVLLDGENIKNLKLEWLRSQIGLVIQEPALLSLSIKDNIGYGRNASFDQIEEAAKIAHAHTFISSLDKGYDTQVGRACLAMTEEQKIKLSVARAVLSNPSILLLDEVTGGLDFEAEISVQEALDVLMLGRSTIIIARRLSLIKNADYIAVMEEGQLVEMGTHEELINLDGLYAELLKCEEATKLPRRMPMRTHKENVSLQIENDSSASHGFQEPSSPKMVKSPSLQRASGIHVVRPADVAFHSQESPRICSPPVEDMIENGVCMDATHEEPTIERQDSFEMRLPELPKIDVHSAHKQTNASDPESPVSPLLTSDPKSERSHSQTFNRPPSLFDDVPLTLKKSKGAQFQKEPSFGRLIELSLAEWLYAVLGSIGAAIFGSFNPVLAYAIALTVTRYYRTDEKHHMRQEIDRWCLIIAGMGIVTVIANFLQHFYFGIMGEKMTERVRRMMFSAMLQNEVGWFDLEENSADNLSMRLANDATFVRAAFSNRLSIFIQDSAAVIVAVLIGMFLHWRLALVALATLPILTVSAIAQKLWLSGFSKGIQEMHRKASLVLEDAVRNIYTVVAFCAGNKVMELYRWQLQKIFKKSFLHGMAIGFSQFLLFACNALLLWYTALSVKNEYVTLSTAIKEYMVFSLATFALVEPFGLAPYILKRRKSLTSVFEIIDRVPKIDPDDNSALKPPNVYGSIEFKYVDFSYPTRPEVLVLSNFSLKVNGGQTVAVVGVSGSGKSTIISLIERFYDPVAGQMLLDGRDLKSYNLRWLRNHLGLVQQEPIIFSTTIRENIIYARHNASEAEMKEAARIANAHHFISSLAHGYDTHVGMRGVALTPGQKQRIAIARVILKKAPIL; this is translated from the exons ATGCAACTTCACTGCTtcaaattcttttcatcaattATTTTGCTTATTAAGTATTTTAAGTTCAACAGCGGGCTAAATCAAGCTGCGACAAACTTCTACTCTTTTGAACAAGGAAGAATTGCTGCCTATAGACTATTTGAGATGATTAGTCGCTCATCTTCCACGGTTAATCATGATGGTCTGACCCTTGCATCCGTTCAAGGGAATATTGAGTTTCGAAATGTATATTTCAGCTATCTATCCCGCCCTGAAATTCCTATCTTAAGTGGGTTTTTCCTCACCGTGCCAGCTAAAAAGGCTGTGGCACTCGTTGGCAGAAATGGGTCTGGAAAAAGCAGTATCATACCGCTTATGGAACGGTTTTATGATCCTACATTAG GAGAAGTCCTTTTGGATggtgaaaatataaaaaatctgAAGCTGGAGTGGCTAAGGAGCCAAATTGGTTTAGTTATCCAGGAACCTGCCTTGCTGAGTTTGAGTATTAAGGACAACATTGGTTATGGACGAAATGCGTCTTTTGATCAAATTGAAGAAGCTGCAAAAATAGCTCATGCACACACCTTTATCAGCTCACTGGATAAAGGATATGATACTCAG GTTGGTAGAGCTTGTCTAGCCATGACAGAGGAACAGAAAATCAAACTCTCTGTTGCTAGGGCTGTGCTGTCCAATCCATCTATTTTACTACTTGATGAAGTCACCGGTGGACTTGATTTTGAAGCTGAAATATCTGTTCAAGAGGCTCTGGATGTTCTCATGCTGGGCAGATCAACCATAATAATAGCTAGACGCCTGAGTCTGATCAAGAATGCTGATTACATTGCTGTGATGGAGGAAGGCCAACTTGTTGAAATGGGAACACATGAAGAATTAATAAACCTGGATGGCCTATATGCTGAGCTTCTCAAATGTGAAGAAGCTACAAAACTTCCCCGGAG GATGCCAATGAGAACCCACAAGGAGAATGTGAGTTTGCAGATTGAAAACGATTCATCTGCAAGTCATGGCTTTCAAGAACCATCTTCCCCTAAAATGGTCAAGTCCCCATCTCTCCAAAGGGCTTCTGGCATCCATGTGGTTCGGCCTGCCGATGTTGCATTCCACTCTCAAGAATCTCCTCGAATTTGTAGCCCACCAGTAGAAGATATGATTGAAAATGGTGTGTGCATGGATGCAACACATGAAGAACCAACTATAGAGAGACAGGATAGTTTTGAGATGAGACTACCAGAGTTGCCCAAGATTGATGTTCATTCTGCACATAAACAAACAAATGCCTCAGATCCTGAATCTCCAGTTTCTCCTCTTCTGACATCTGACCCTAAAAGTGAACGCTCTCACTCACAGACATTTAATAGACCACCTAGTCTATTTGATGATGTACCTTTGACATTGAAAAAATCAAAGGGTGCACAATTTCAAAAGGAGCCATCATTTGGGAGGCTCATAGAGCTCAGCCTTGCAGAGTGGCTTTATGCTGTTTTAGGAAGCATTGGTGCTGCAATTTTTGGCTCTTTTAATCCTGTTCTTGCTTATGCTATTGCACTTACAGTAACGAGGTATTATAGAACAGATGAGAAACATCATATGCGTCAAGAAATAGATAGGTGGTGCTTAATCATTGCAGGCATGGGAATTGTGACTGTTATCGCAAATTTTCTACAGCACTTCTACTTTGGTATAATGGGGGAGAAAATGACTGAACGAGTTCGAAGAATGATGTTTTCAG CTATGCTTCAAAATGAAGTTGGATGGTTTGATTTAGAGGAGAACAGTGCTGATAACCTGTCCATGCGACTGGCAAATGATGCCACTTTTGTGAGAGCTGCTTTTAGCAACCGGCTTTCAATATTTATACAAGACAGTGCAGCTGTTATAGTTGCTGTTCTCATTGGGATGTTTTTGCATTGGCGGTTGGCTCTTGTTGCATTAGCAACTCTCCCCATTCTTACAGTTTCTGCAATAGCACAG AAATTATGGCTTTCTGGATTTTCTAAGGGCATTCAGGAGATGCATAGGAAGGCTTCTTTGGTCTTGGAAGATGCTGTTAGAAATATTTATACTGTTGTAGCATTTTGTGCTGGTAACAAGGTGATGGAACTTTACAGGTGGCAACTTCAAAAGATATTCAAGAAAAGCTTTCTCCATGGAATGGCTATTGgattttctcaatttcttttGTTTGCTTGCAATGCTCTTCTCCTTTGGTATACTGCTCTTTCTGTGAAAAACGAATATGTGACTTTGTCGACAGCTATAAAGGAGTATATGGTCTTCTCTCTTGCCACTTTTGCACTGGTTGAACCTTTTGGTTTGGCTCCATATATTCTTAAAAGAAGAAAGTCCTTGACATCCGTTTTTGAAATAATTGATCGAGTACCTAAGATTGATCCTGATGATAATTCAGCATTAAAACCTCCAAATGTTTATGGAAGCATTGAATTTAAATATGTTGACTTCTCTTATCCAACTCGCCCGGAAGTCTTGGTACTCAGCAATTTCAGTCTCAAAGTGAATGGGGGACAAACTGTTGCAGTAGTTGGTGTCTCGGGATCTGGAAAGAGCACTATAATATCTTTGATAGAAAGGTTTTATGATCCAGTTGCAGGTCAGATGCTACTTGATGGACGAGATTTGAAATCTTACAACTTGAGATGGTTGAGGAACCACTTGGGTCTTGTTCAACAGGAACCAATAATTTTCTCAACCACCATAAGAGAAAACATTATATATGCAAGACATAATGCGAGTGAAGCTGAGATGAAAGAAGCAGCAAGAATAGCTAATGCTCATCATTTCATTAGCAGCTTGGCCCACGGTTATGATACACATGTTGGTATGAGGGGCGTAGCTTTGACTCCTGGACAAAAACAAAGAATTGCAATTGCCCGGGTCATTTTAAAGAAAGCCCCAATTTTATGA
- the LOC142524130 gene encoding uncharacterized protein LOC142524130 isoform X1 produces the protein MLEEIFKIPNLKKLHERALMVNGYIYNRPQWLSMMREFTGHRDMVRTAKIRFATAFLTLKRFQVQQANLRKMFTSEKWSKSRYSREAAGKRVAEVILMPSFWKTTVFALKVGGPLLKVLRLVDGEKRSPMGYIYEAMDRAKEAIAASFNNNEEKYRGIFEIIDKRWNVQLHHPLHAAGYFLNPEFFYSNRDIENDEEVLEGLYKCIARLVRGEDLQDKITNQLDKYKKQKDFLVYPWLLDKELQNHQLIGGLLMVHQHLN, from the exons ATGCTtgaggaaatattcaaaattcCTAACCTCAAAAAATTGCATGAACGGGCATTGATGGTGAACGGTTATATTTACAATAGACCACAATGGTTGAGCATGATGAGGGAGTTTACTGGACATAGAGACATGGTAAGAACTGCAAAGATTCGTTTCGCAACCGCTTTTTTGACCTTAAAGCGGTTTCAAGTTCAACAAGCAAATCTGAGAAAGATGTTTACATCTGAAAAGTGGTCAAAAAGTCGATATTCTAGAGAGGCAGCTGGAAAACGTGTTGCAGAAGTGATATTGATGCCTTCTTTTTGGAAAACTACAGTTTTTGCATTAAAAGTTGGCGGCCCATTGCTAAAAGTATTGCGGCTAGTAGACGGTGAAAAAAGGTCTCCAATGGGTTACATCTATGAGGCAATGGACAGAGCCAAAGAAGCTATCGCTgcatcatttaataataatgaaGAGAAATATCGTGGTATTTTTGAGATCATCGACAAGAGATGGAATGTTCAACTCCATCATCCTTTGCATGCGGCTGGATATTTCTTAAATCCTGAGTTTTTTTACTCAAATCGTGACATAGAAAATGATGAAGAAGTGTTGGAGGGTCTGTACAAATGCATAGCTAGATTGGTGCGAGGTGAAGATTTACAAGATAAGATTACAAATCAATTGGATAAATACAAAAAGCAGAAGGACTTTTTGGTTTACCCATGGCTATTAGACAAAGAGCTTCAAAATCACCAG CTGATTGGTGGTCTTCTTATGGTGCATCAACACCTGAATTGA
- the LOC142524127 gene encoding ABC transporter B family member 20-like isoform X2 has product MISRSSSTVNHDGLTLASVQGNIEFRNVYFSYLSRPEIPILSGFFLTVPAKKAVALVGRNGSGKSSIIPLMERFYDPTLGEVLLDGENIKNLKLEWLRSQIGLVIQEPALLSLSIKDNIGYGRNASFDQIEEAAKIAHAHTFISSLDKGYDTQVGRACLAMTEEQKIKLSVARAVLSNPSILLLDEVTGGLDFEAEISVQEALDVLMLGRSTIIIARRLSLIKNADYIAVMEEGQLVEMGTHEELINLDGLYAELLKCEEATKLPRRMPMRTHKENVSLQIENDSSASHGFQEPSSPKMVKSPSLQRASGIHVVRPADVAFHSQESPRICSPPVEDMIENGVCMDATHEEPTIERQDSFEMRLPELPKIDVHSAHKQTNASDPESPVSPLLTSDPKSERSHSQTFNRPPSLFDDVPLTLKKSKGAQFQKEPSFGRLIELSLAEWLYAVLGSIGAAIFGSFNPVLAYAIALTVTRYYRTDEKHHMRQEIDRWCLIIAGMGIVTVIANFLQHFYFGIMGEKMTERVRRMMFSAMLQNEVGWFDLEENSADNLSMRLANDATFVRAAFSNRLSIFIQDSAAVIVAVLIGMFLHWRLALVALATLPILTVSAIAQKLWLSGFSKGIQEMHRKASLVLEDAVRNIYTVVAFCAGNKVMELYRWQLQKIFKKSFLHGMAIGFSQFLLFACNALLLWYTALSVKNEYVTLSTAIKEYMVFSLATFALVEPFGLAPYILKRRKSLTSVFEIIDRVPKIDPDDNSALKPPNVYGSIEFKYVDFSYPTRPEVLVLSNFSLKVNGGQTVAVVGVSGSGKSTIISLIERFYDPVAGQMLLDGRDLKSYNLRWLRNHLGLVQQEPIIFSTTIRENIIYARHNASEAEMKEAARIANAHHFISSLAHGYDTHVGMRGVALTPGQKQRIAIARVILKKAPIL; this is encoded by the exons ATGATTAGTCGCTCATCTTCCACGGTTAATCATGATGGTCTGACCCTTGCATCCGTTCAAGGGAATATTGAGTTTCGAAATGTATATTTCAGCTATCTATCCCGCCCTGAAATTCCTATCTTAAGTGGGTTTTTCCTCACCGTGCCAGCTAAAAAGGCTGTGGCACTCGTTGGCAGAAATGGGTCTGGAAAAAGCAGTATCATACCGCTTATGGAACGGTTTTATGATCCTACATTAG GAGAAGTCCTTTTGGATggtgaaaatataaaaaatctgAAGCTGGAGTGGCTAAGGAGCCAAATTGGTTTAGTTATCCAGGAACCTGCCTTGCTGAGTTTGAGTATTAAGGACAACATTGGTTATGGACGAAATGCGTCTTTTGATCAAATTGAAGAAGCTGCAAAAATAGCTCATGCACACACCTTTATCAGCTCACTGGATAAAGGATATGATACTCAG GTTGGTAGAGCTTGTCTAGCCATGACAGAGGAACAGAAAATCAAACTCTCTGTTGCTAGGGCTGTGCTGTCCAATCCATCTATTTTACTACTTGATGAAGTCACCGGTGGACTTGATTTTGAAGCTGAAATATCTGTTCAAGAGGCTCTGGATGTTCTCATGCTGGGCAGATCAACCATAATAATAGCTAGACGCCTGAGTCTGATCAAGAATGCTGATTACATTGCTGTGATGGAGGAAGGCCAACTTGTTGAAATGGGAACACATGAAGAATTAATAAACCTGGATGGCCTATATGCTGAGCTTCTCAAATGTGAAGAAGCTACAAAACTTCCCCGGAG GATGCCAATGAGAACCCACAAGGAGAATGTGAGTTTGCAGATTGAAAACGATTCATCTGCAAGTCATGGCTTTCAAGAACCATCTTCCCCTAAAATGGTCAAGTCCCCATCTCTCCAAAGGGCTTCTGGCATCCATGTGGTTCGGCCTGCCGATGTTGCATTCCACTCTCAAGAATCTCCTCGAATTTGTAGCCCACCAGTAGAAGATATGATTGAAAATGGTGTGTGCATGGATGCAACACATGAAGAACCAACTATAGAGAGACAGGATAGTTTTGAGATGAGACTACCAGAGTTGCCCAAGATTGATGTTCATTCTGCACATAAACAAACAAATGCCTCAGATCCTGAATCTCCAGTTTCTCCTCTTCTGACATCTGACCCTAAAAGTGAACGCTCTCACTCACAGACATTTAATAGACCACCTAGTCTATTTGATGATGTACCTTTGACATTGAAAAAATCAAAGGGTGCACAATTTCAAAAGGAGCCATCATTTGGGAGGCTCATAGAGCTCAGCCTTGCAGAGTGGCTTTATGCTGTTTTAGGAAGCATTGGTGCTGCAATTTTTGGCTCTTTTAATCCTGTTCTTGCTTATGCTATTGCACTTACAGTAACGAGGTATTATAGAACAGATGAGAAACATCATATGCGTCAAGAAATAGATAGGTGGTGCTTAATCATTGCAGGCATGGGAATTGTGACTGTTATCGCAAATTTTCTACAGCACTTCTACTTTGGTATAATGGGGGAGAAAATGACTGAACGAGTTCGAAGAATGATGTTTTCAG CTATGCTTCAAAATGAAGTTGGATGGTTTGATTTAGAGGAGAACAGTGCTGATAACCTGTCCATGCGACTGGCAAATGATGCCACTTTTGTGAGAGCTGCTTTTAGCAACCGGCTTTCAATATTTATACAAGACAGTGCAGCTGTTATAGTTGCTGTTCTCATTGGGATGTTTTTGCATTGGCGGTTGGCTCTTGTTGCATTAGCAACTCTCCCCATTCTTACAGTTTCTGCAATAGCACAG AAATTATGGCTTTCTGGATTTTCTAAGGGCATTCAGGAGATGCATAGGAAGGCTTCTTTGGTCTTGGAAGATGCTGTTAGAAATATTTATACTGTTGTAGCATTTTGTGCTGGTAACAAGGTGATGGAACTTTACAGGTGGCAACTTCAAAAGATATTCAAGAAAAGCTTTCTCCATGGAATGGCTATTGgattttctcaatttcttttGTTTGCTTGCAATGCTCTTCTCCTTTGGTATACTGCTCTTTCTGTGAAAAACGAATATGTGACTTTGTCGACAGCTATAAAGGAGTATATGGTCTTCTCTCTTGCCACTTTTGCACTGGTTGAACCTTTTGGTTTGGCTCCATATATTCTTAAAAGAAGAAAGTCCTTGACATCCGTTTTTGAAATAATTGATCGAGTACCTAAGATTGATCCTGATGATAATTCAGCATTAAAACCTCCAAATGTTTATGGAAGCATTGAATTTAAATATGTTGACTTCTCTTATCCAACTCGCCCGGAAGTCTTGGTACTCAGCAATTTCAGTCTCAAAGTGAATGGGGGACAAACTGTTGCAGTAGTTGGTGTCTCGGGATCTGGAAAGAGCACTATAATATCTTTGATAGAAAGGTTTTATGATCCAGTTGCAGGTCAGATGCTACTTGATGGACGAGATTTGAAATCTTACAACTTGAGATGGTTGAGGAACCACTTGGGTCTTGTTCAACAGGAACCAATAATTTTCTCAACCACCATAAGAGAAAACATTATATATGCAAGACATAATGCGAGTGAAGCTGAGATGAAAGAAGCAGCAAGAATAGCTAATGCTCATCATTTCATTAGCAGCTTGGCCCACGGTTATGATACACATGTTGGTATGAGGGGCGTAGCTTTGACTCCTGGACAAAAACAAAGAATTGCAATTGCCCGGGTCATTTTAAAGAAAGCCCCAATTTTATGA